The genomic window ACTACCCGTAGCCAGAGTCTTACCATCAGGACTGAAACTGACGCTGGTTAACTCTTGCTTATCACCTTTCAAAGCAATCAACAACGTCCCTTCGCGGTTCCAAATTCTCACTTTGTCATCACTGCTAGCTGCCAGAGTCTTGCCATCGGGGCTAAAACTCACACTAATGAAACTATCGCCATCCCCCGTGAGATTATTTAGCAGGTTCCCGTCCCGGCTCCAAATCTTCACCGTACTATCAATACTAACTGAAGCGATCGCCTGACCATCAGGCGACCAAGCAACCCCATTTACCCGGCGGCTATGACCAGTTAAGGTGTATAGTAATTTACCATCTTTACTCCAAATTTTCACTGTTTTATCATCACTGGCTGAGGCTAGTAACTTGCCATCTGGACTAAAACTTACCCAATTCACCGCATCTTGATGTCCCTGCAAGGTGTTGAGCAGTTTACCGTCGCGGCTCCAAAGCTTTACTGTTTTATCTTTACTAGCCGAGGCAATCACCTGACCATTAGGTGACCAAGCTACACTCAAGATGGTATTATTATGACCGTGTAAGGTGTTGAGCAGTTGACCGTCGCGGCTCCAAAGCTTCACTGTTTTATCTTTACTAGCCGAAGCGATCGCCTGGCCATCGGGGCTGAAACTGACTCCCCAAACTTCACCCTCATGCCCCGTGAATGTACGGATTATTTTCCCGTCTCGACTGAAAAGTTTTACAGTTTTGTCTCGACTCGCTGCTGCTAAGGTGCGACCATCAGGGCTAAAACTGATGCTAGTTACCCAGTCATCATTATCAGCTTTGGGCTTTCGCAGTAACACATCGTCCCAATGCCAGAGTTTAATAGTTTTGTCCCGACTTGCAGAAGCTAGGGTACGACCATCTGGGCTGAAACTGACACTGTTAACCCAATTATTATGTCCCTTCAGGGTTCCCAGCAGCACACCTTCAGAACTCCAAAGTTTGATTGTCTCGTCGGTACTTGCGGAAGCGATCGTGTTACCATCACGGTTAAAACTGACGCTGGTAACTCCAGCACTATGCCCTGATAAGGTTCTCAGTAGTTTACCCTCCAGATTCCACAGTTTGATTGTCTGGTCTAAACTAGCAGAAGCGATCGCTTTTCCATCGGGTGACCAAGCTACACTTTTGACTGCATCATCATGCCCCTGCAAGGTTTTAAGCAGGTTACCAGCGCGACTCCACAATTTTACCGTCTTGTCAGCACTCGCAGAAGCAATGATCTGTCCATCAGGTGACCAAGCGACACTCAAGACTGCACCATCATGTCCTTGCAAGGTTTTAAGCAGCTTGTTATCCCGACTCCACAGTTTCACTGTCTTGTCGCTACTCGCCGAAGCAATAATCTGACCATCTGGGCTGAAACTGACACTATTTACCACACCCTGATGACCGAATAAGGTAGCAAGCAGTTGACCCTCTCGACTCCACAGTTTCACCGTCTTGTCTTGACTGGCGGAAGCTACGATTTGACCATCGGGGCTGAAACTGACGCTATTAACTACATCTTCATGCCCCGATAAGGTTTTAACCAAGCTACCATCAGGACGCCAGAGTTTGATTGTAGTATCGGCACTAGCTGAGGCAATTAAAGAGCGATCGGGGCTAAATGTAGCACTATTTACCCCAGATATATGCCCCTCCAAGCGGTTATATTCTCTTAACCCAGAAACTGCTTGATAAAGTGCCGTCTGTACTTCCTCTCTTGTATAGGAATCTACCCAGACTGTTTGTTGTAATTTTATCCCCGCCTTTAAACCTTCCTTTAAGGCATCAATACCTTTTTGGGAGGCAAACAGGGCATCACTTGATGCACTGAGGGTTTTAATTTCGCTATCTATTGCTGTCACAATAGAAACACTTAATCCCAATATGGCAAGAACACAAGCAGTCAGTGCAATTTTCAACGAACGATTTAATTGAGCTTCACTGAGCCTTTGTTTCTTTTGACTTTCTGCTAGTTGAGATGTTAATTCTTTTTCTTTAAGTTCAGATCGCAACTGCTCAATTTCTAACTGACTCAATTCTTCCCGCTTGTGTAACTCCCGCAATTCTGTTAATAAGTCCAAACCCTGTTGGGGATGAGTATCTACTAATTTGGTTCGCTGCTTATTTTGGCTAAGTTCGCTTTTAAGTCGCTCAATCTCAGCTTGACTCTGTTCTACTTTATAGCGCAACTGGTTAAGTTGTACCTGTAAGCTCGATTCCTGTTGTTGTAGGTAGCGAATCAAGTCTACTAAATAATCGTGAATCAGTTGATAACGTTCTGGTACATCAGGGAATAGTACTACTAACCCGGAGCTAACTAAAATTTCTAATACTAACTCTAATTTGCCAGCATCTTCTACCTCTGCTAGCTGCGCCGCTAACTCAGCACGAGTTTTAAAAGGTCGGTTGTTACTTTCATCTGTTAATAAGTATAAGACGAGTAAGGCGGCTCGTTCATTTTCTGGGCCGCAGTCTTTAATTAGTTCCTTAATATATCGCTCAATAAGTTTGTTGGGTCTATATGGCTGATATTCTTCTAATGTAGTAATCCGCTCATCTTGGATTTGCGCTCCGACAACTTGCAATTCAATGGGGCGAACTTCACCAAATTCTGTTGATAAATCTTCGATTAAGGCATCAATTAAAGCCGGCTCTAAATTAAACTGCGATCGCTCTGTCAATTTTTGGATAATCGCTTTCGCATATTCTGGTGAAAAATTGTTTAACTGGTAGCGAATATGCTTGTCGAGAATATTGTTATTAATCGCTTCCAATGCCGAAAGATGTTTAAAGTCTAATAACCGATGTAAATAATCTTCTCGCAAGGAAAGGATAACTTTGACAAAGGGTATATTCAGGCAGTCACTAATAAATTTATCAAATTCTTGCTTTTGATTGCGATCGCTATAACCAAAGAAAAATTCTTCAAACTGGTCAAAAATTAAAACTGTGATCAGATGGTTATCAGCATTTTCTTGGAGTTGTTGTAAAATTCTCACGATGCTGATGGGTGTGCCAGAGTAGGGCAAAGCTTCCGATTCAATGGCTACTTCTGGCTTAATATCAGCGTAGATGGCAAGGGATGCATCACTAGACATCGCCTCACTTAAGGATTTTCCTAGTTCCCGCGCCCAATCTGTGTAAACTTGCAGTACCACAGGCACAGCTATTTGATCACCAATAGCTCGATTTTGCAGTGCTGGTACTAAGCCCGCAGTTACAATAGAACTCTTACCCACCCCTGATTGACCGTGAATCACCGTCAATTTTTTATCGGCGCGGCTAATTCTGCCAATTAAGTTATTAATATCACGCTCCCGACCAGAAGCAGCAATTTCTAAAGCAACGCTGCTACTCCCAGAAGATGACATCAATGCTGGATTTGTCGCCTGTCTTTGCGGTTGCAAGCGTCCTGCACCGATAAAAGCCCGAAAACCGTACTGTTGCTCAATAGAACGCCGTTTTTGTCGAATGTAATAGGCTTCCAAATAGCGACCTTCTTCAAAGTAAAGCGATCGCAGTCTCCGCAATAGGCGAATATAACGATGAGCATCGTATTGATGGGTACTGCTTTCTAGGGCTGCTGGCAGTTCTTTTGTCGCCTTATCCAGGTATTCACGAGCTACTTCTAGCTCACCTAAATTTCGCTGTGCTTTTGCTAAAACTAAATAGTAAATTTGCCCCAATAATAATGGAAATAAGCAGTTATAAGGGTCATTGTGCTTTTGCGCCTCAGCTAATTTCAGCAGTGATACATGTGCTAATATACTCGCCTGTACCCAGCGCGACTGCTGCACAGCCACTTGCGCCAGAAAACCGTAGTCACAAGCTAATTGGATTTGACTACCATAGGTTTGATGCAACTCCAGAGACTTTTGAGCAACCGTCTGCAATTCTTCCCACTCTTGCAGATATTGCAAAACCTCTGCAAGTTTACCAATAAATCCAGCAACTATGTCTGAACGCCCAGCCACCTGCAAGATATTCAAGCACTGCTGAAAATAAGATTTAGCTGTGTACCAATGGCGGCGGTTTTCTATTTGATTTTGCTCTGCGAAACGGCAATAACACAGCCCAATATAAAACAGTAAGACTCCCTGTCGCAGAAGTAGGGGAGATGGGGGAGATGGAGGATATGGCGAAGAAAATACTTCTTCATTCCCCCTTCCTCCCCCTGTTCCCTCATCCCCTCTCTCCAGCAACTTTTGCCAAACTTGCAAGCTTTGCTGAAAATGGTTTAAAGCTGTATTGATGCGATCGCTAATATAATTATCTAGACCAAAAACAAATTCTAAACTTGCGTGTAATTCTGGCTCTAAGGTAATACCCCGATTGTGCAACTCTCTAATGGCAAACTGGAGTTCATAGCTATGTTCCCAGACTTGCTCCACAGTGGAATAATGCTTTGCAACTTGCGGAGGTTGATGTTGTGCAGCATTCTGACTTTTCACAGGATCTGGAAAACCTCTCTCTTGCTTTTT from Nostoc sp. UHCC 0926 includes these protein-coding regions:
- a CDS encoding nSTAND1 domain-containing NTPase; this translates as MVERHPQADIRAANERALRSLKRAIDLSKGQFSLVLVCCNYRVLQEQMLQRLEELSSGVHQIQKVVLPHNARSLYTSIHLQLLTEDNPPSALMILGLESVDGLDDLLRSINHIRDEFRKRHPFPMILWVNEEVLQKVVRLAPDFASWAATPIQFGMRTQSLLQFLQQETDSLFATVLANAAPDNSGDVENLTPNLGGLGENSKPLKKQERGFPDPVKSQNAAQHQPPQVAKHYSTVEQVWEHSYELQFAIRELHNRGITLEPELHASLEFVFGLDNYISDRINTALNHFQQSLQVWQKLLERGDEGTGGGRGNEEVFSSPYPPSPPSPLLLRQGVLLFYIGLCYCRFAEQNQIENRRHWYTAKSYFQQCLNILQVAGRSDIVAGFIGKLAEVLQYLQEWEELQTVAQKSLELHQTYGSQIQLACDYGFLAQVAVQQSRWVQASILAHVSLLKLAEAQKHNDPYNCLFPLLLGQIYYLVLAKAQRNLGELEVAREYLDKATKELPAALESSTHQYDAHRYIRLLRRLRSLYFEEGRYLEAYYIRQKRRSIEQQYGFRAFIGAGRLQPQRQATNPALMSSSGSSSVALEIAASGRERDINNLIGRISRADKKLTVIHGQSGVGKSSIVTAGLVPALQNRAIGDQIAVPVVLQVYTDWARELGKSLSEAMSSDASLAIYADIKPEVAIESEALPYSGTPISIVRILQQLQENADNHLITVLIFDQFEEFFFGYSDRNQKQEFDKFISDCLNIPFVKVILSLREDYLHRLLDFKHLSALEAINNNILDKHIRYQLNNFSPEYAKAIIQKLTERSQFNLEPALIDALIEDLSTEFGEVRPIELQVVGAQIQDERITTLEEYQPYRPNKLIERYIKELIKDCGPENERAALLVLYLLTDESNNRPFKTRAELAAQLAEVEDAGKLELVLEILVSSGLVVLFPDVPERYQLIHDYLVDLIRYLQQQESSLQVQLNQLRYKVEQSQAEIERLKSELSQNKQRTKLVDTHPQQGLDLLTELRELHKREELSQLEIEQLRSELKEKELTSQLAESQKKQRLSEAQLNRSLKIALTACVLAILGLSVSIVTAIDSEIKTLSASSDALFASQKGIDALKEGLKAGIKLQQTVWVDSYTREEVQTALYQAVSGLREYNRLEGHISGVNSATFSPDRSLIASASADTTIKLWRPDGSLVKTLSGHEDVVNSVSFSPDGQIVASASQDKTVKLWSREGQLLATLFGHQGVVNSVSFSPDGQIIASASSDKTVKLWSRDNKLLKTLQGHDGAVLSVAWSPDGQIIASASADKTVKLWSRAGNLLKTLQGHDDAVKSVAWSPDGKAIASASLDQTIKLWNLEGKLLRTLSGHSAGVTSVSFNRDGNTIASASTDETIKLWSSEGVLLGTLKGHNNWVNSVSFSPDGRTLASASRDKTIKLWHWDDVLLRKPKADNDDWVTSISFSPDGRTLAAASRDKTVKLFSRDGKIIRTFTGHEGEVWGVSFSPDGQAIASASKDKTVKLWSRDGQLLNTLHGHNNTILSVAWSPNGQVIASASKDKTVKLWSRDGKLLNTLQGHQDAVNWVSFSPDGKLLASASDDKTVKIWSKDGKLLYTLTGHSRRVNGVAWSPDGQAIASVSIDSTVKIWSRDGNLLNNLTGDGDSFISVSFSPDGKTLAASSDDKVRIWNREGTLLIALKGDKQELTSVSFSPDGKTLATGSGNGTVIFQNLADIGLEKLLAQGCNLLHDYLQTNQKVMNSDRALCSGR